One part of the Mycobacterium marinum genome encodes these proteins:
- a CDS encoding HypC/HybG/HupF family hydrogenase formation chaperone — MCLGIPGRIVEITDPENYLAKVDVSGVQRTISVRLLDEDTPQPDDWVLVHVGFAMAKIDESEALLTLAAIKQLGEAYTAEMEAFDSSSIV; from the coding sequence ATGTGCCTTGGGATTCCGGGCCGGATCGTCGAGATCACCGATCCGGAGAACTATTTGGCGAAAGTCGATGTCAGTGGGGTGCAGCGCACGATCAGCGTGCGGCTACTCGACGAAGACACGCCACAACCCGACGATTGGGTGTTGGTTCACGTCGGGTTCGCGATGGCCAAGATCGATGAGAGCGAAGCGCTACTCACGCTGGCCGCCATCAAGCAGCTCGGCGAGGCCTACACAGCCGAGATGGAAGCCTTCGACTCATCCTCGATCGTGTGA
- the hypD gene encoding hydrogenase formation protein HypD, whose translation MKFVDEFRDPAAARKLLTAIEHLAHLPGAGPEHFKFMEVCGGHTHTIYRHGIEHLLPDNVELVHGPGCPVCVIPMGRIDDAMWLAGQPDVIFTCFGDMMRVPGSDGSLLDAKARGADVRFVYSPLDALKVAIDNPDKQVVFFAIGFETTAPSTAVTLVRARDLELPNFSVFCNHVTIVPPIKAILESPDLRLSGFIGPGHVSTVVGNRPYRFVPEVYHKPLVVAGFEPLDILASVTMLLRQIREGRCEVENQYKRVVPEEGNPAALALMGKVFALRPHFEWRGLGFISQSALRLSDDFAEFDAELRFAMPGVRVADPKACQCGEVLKGVLKPWECKVFGTACTPETPIGTCMVSPEGACAAYYNFGRLHRDAVKLVGQSGRA comes from the coding sequence ATGAAATTTGTCGACGAATTCCGTGATCCGGCGGCGGCCCGAAAACTGCTGACCGCCATCGAACATCTGGCGCACCTGCCGGGAGCCGGCCCCGAACACTTCAAGTTCATGGAGGTGTGCGGCGGACACACGCACACCATCTACCGGCATGGGATCGAACACCTCCTGCCAGACAATGTCGAACTGGTGCACGGCCCCGGTTGTCCGGTGTGCGTCATCCCGATGGGCCGCATCGACGACGCCATGTGGCTGGCCGGCCAACCCGATGTCATCTTTACCTGCTTCGGCGACATGATGCGGGTTCCCGGGTCCGACGGCAGCCTGCTGGACGCCAAGGCGCGCGGCGCCGACGTTCGGTTCGTCTATTCGCCGCTGGATGCGCTCAAGGTCGCGATCGACAACCCAGACAAACAGGTGGTGTTCTTCGCCATCGGTTTTGAAACCACCGCACCCTCGACCGCGGTGACCCTGGTGCGGGCTCGCGACCTCGAGTTGCCCAACTTCAGTGTGTTCTGCAATCACGTAACGATCGTTCCGCCGATCAAGGCCATTCTGGAATCGCCGGATCTGCGCTTGTCGGGTTTCATTGGCCCCGGTCATGTCTCGACCGTCGTGGGTAATCGGCCGTATCGGTTCGTGCCCGAGGTGTACCACAAGCCGTTGGTCGTGGCGGGATTCGAGCCGTTGGACATCCTGGCGTCGGTCACGATGCTGCTACGTCAGATTCGTGAGGGCCGCTGCGAGGTGGAAAACCAGTACAAGCGGGTCGTGCCCGAAGAGGGCAACCCCGCCGCACTGGCACTGATGGGCAAGGTATTCGCCCTGCGCCCACACTTCGAGTGGCGTGGGTTGGGCTTCATCTCGCAAAGTGCACTGCGGCTCAGTGACGATTTCGCCGAGTTCGATGCCGAGCTGCGATTCGCGATGCCCGGCGTACGGGTGGCCGACCCGAAGGCATGCCAATGCGGTGAGGTGCTCAAGGGTGTGCTCAAGCCTTGGGAATGCAAGGTCTTCGGCACCGCGTGTACGCCGGAGACCCCGATCGGCACGTGCATGGTGTCTCCGGAGGGGGCCTGTGCGGCCTACTACAACTTCGGCCGCCTGCACCGCGACGCCGTCAAGCTCGTGGGGCAGTCCGGGCGGGCATGA
- a CDS encoding PPE family protein produces MDYAALPPEVNSARMYTGPGSGPMLAAALAWDGLSTELSSAAADYSSALAAMTSGPWRGPASTSMASAAAPYIAWMAGTATQALQASLQAKAAAGAYEAAFAVTVPPPMIAANRALLASLVATNLLGQNTPAIAAAEAAYGEMWAQDAAAMYGYAACCATATRLTPFADPPPTASPEAGLIAQAATTSSTQSQASLSQVMSTVPTALQGLASPSASGVTITDVAGALGLGAPQLDGIQSWLGLQGIDLTTPSGLLAFFNGTDGSPLGTAVNAITTNAIGSGFYTPGNFFGTMCDFFGLSSFSAMDAAEDAAIAASSGLGGAAPGLGGFGGLGTAVSAGVGNAASIGSLSAPPTWAATSPVGAAVATLPSVAAGAPLTAHGPASMLGGLPLSGFGGRGFSEVPRYGFKPTVVMHPPAAG; encoded by the coding sequence ATGGACTACGCAGCGCTTCCGCCAGAAGTCAACTCGGCACGCATGTACACCGGACCCGGCTCGGGCCCGATGCTGGCCGCCGCACTGGCCTGGGATGGCCTTTCTACCGAGTTATCCTCGGCCGCAGCCGATTACAGTTCAGCATTGGCCGCCATGACGAGCGGGCCGTGGCGGGGGCCGGCATCGACCTCGATGGCCTCCGCCGCCGCCCCTTACATCGCCTGGATGGCGGGCACCGCTACACAGGCCCTGCAGGCTTCACTGCAGGCCAAGGCCGCCGCCGGGGCCTACGAAGCCGCATTCGCCGTGACCGTGCCACCGCCGATGATCGCGGCCAACCGCGCGTTGTTGGCCTCATTGGTCGCCACCAACCTACTCGGCCAAAACACGCCGGCCATCGCCGCCGCCGAGGCCGCCTACGGCGAGATGTGGGCCCAAGATGCGGCCGCCATGTACGGCTATGCCGCGTGCTGCGCGACGGCAACGCGGTTGACCCCGTTCGCCGACCCACCACCGACCGCCAGCCCCGAGGCCGGCCTGATCGCCCAGGCTGCGACCACAAGTAGCACCCAAAGCCAGGCATCGCTGTCACAGGTGATGTCAACGGTGCCGACCGCCCTGCAGGGGCTGGCCTCGCCGTCAGCGTCCGGCGTCACCATCACCGATGTCGCGGGCGCGCTGGGGCTGGGTGCCCCACAACTGGACGGAATTCAAAGTTGGCTCGGTTTACAGGGCATCGACCTGACGACCCCGAGCGGGCTGCTCGCATTCTTCAACGGGACCGACGGATCGCCGCTGGGCACAGCCGTCAACGCAATAACCACGAACGCGATCGGCTCCGGCTTCTACACGCCCGGCAACTTCTTTGGCACCATGTGTGACTTCTTCGGGCTATCCAGTTTCTCGGCCATGGACGCTGCCGAGGACGCCGCCATCGCCGCCAGTAGCGGCCTCGGCGGGGCCGCACCCGGTCTCGGCGGATTCGGCGGGTTGGGCACCGCCGTGTCGGCGGGGGTGGGAAATGCGGCCTCGATCGGGTCATTGTCGGCGCCCCCGACCTGGGCGGCGACCTCGCCGGTCGGCGCCGCAGTGGCGACCTTGCCATCCGTTGCCGCCGGCGCACCCCTGACCGCACACGGCCCGGCGAGCATGCTCGGCGGGCTGCCATTGAGCGGCTTTGGCGGACGCGGTTTCAGCGAGGTCCCCCGCTACGGGTTCAAGCCGACAGTGGTCATGCACCCACCAG
- a CDS encoding GNAT family N-acetyltransferase, with translation MAAAERIYGAKDAPPEHRWKFRYLIVRDHTHRVVAATVFTTLLTKDDMLAAEDVSREIERRREADRYYLSSTVVMTGSTLSEGNHLYLDRTGPWREALRLILAAADEESERAGADAIMLRDLPDGDPEMDTFMLDEGFSRVPILDTHTLTLDAPDESAWYSALHNKKRYQLRRVIEHAKDTEVSFHGVGLAPLTDEEAKYLHGLFEQLEQKKFRINLFDLPMTLLPGMLTSPAWELGVVRIRAEAGGPPQPVGFWAAHKCGDTYAPFLLGVDDAYRDRDIYRVTILHWVRRACALSMRKVRMGMDAEVEKNRFGARAERIFMYLRTRDDYAGALLGEAVAKVATNQQIHQGAD, from the coding sequence ATGGCGGCGGCAGAGCGGATCTACGGCGCCAAGGACGCTCCACCGGAACATCGCTGGAAGTTCCGCTACCTGATCGTCCGCGACCACACCCATCGCGTCGTCGCCGCAACCGTGTTCACGACGCTGCTGACCAAGGATGACATGCTCGCGGCTGAAGACGTTTCCCGGGAGATCGAGAGGCGGCGGGAAGCAGACCGGTACTACCTGAGTTCGACGGTCGTCATGACGGGTTCCACGCTGTCCGAGGGCAATCACCTCTACCTGGACCGCACTGGCCCCTGGCGGGAAGCGCTACGACTGATTCTGGCCGCCGCGGACGAAGAATCCGAGCGCGCGGGAGCCGACGCGATCATGCTGCGAGACTTGCCCGACGGAGATCCGGAAATGGATACCTTCATGCTTGACGAGGGCTTCTCCCGCGTGCCAATCCTCGACACTCACACCCTCACCCTCGATGCCCCGGACGAGTCGGCCTGGTATTCGGCACTTCATAACAAGAAGCGCTACCAGCTGCGGCGGGTTATCGAACATGCGAAAGACACCGAAGTGAGCTTCCACGGAGTAGGCCTGGCTCCACTGACCGATGAGGAGGCCAAATACTTGCATGGCCTGTTTGAACAGCTGGAGCAGAAAAAGTTTCGGATCAACCTGTTCGACCTGCCGATGACGCTGCTCCCGGGCATGCTGACCAGCCCCGCTTGGGAACTCGGGGTGGTCCGAATCCGCGCCGAAGCGGGCGGCCCACCACAGCCGGTCGGATTCTGGGCCGCGCACAAGTGCGGTGACACCTATGCGCCGTTCCTGTTGGGAGTTGACGACGCGTATCGGGATCGAGACATTTACCGCGTGACGATCCTGCATTGGGTGCGCAGGGCATGCGCCCTGTCAATGCGCAAAGTTCGGATGGGCATGGACGCCGAGGTCGAGAAGAACCGCTTCGGCGCCCGCGCCGAACGCATCTTCATGTACTTGCGGACCCGCGATGACTACGCGGGGGCTCTGCTCGGCGAGGCCGTCGCCAAAGTGGCCACCAACCAACAGATCCACCAAGGCGCCGATTAG
- a CDS encoding alkaline phosphatase family protein, whose amino-acid sequence MPGSICDVLPAAGALLGVPGTEDRLGLIDRVGHVDRVLVVLVDGLGWHLLPELAADGALLAASLAGDAGRVSQLSCTFPSTTPTSLVSLGTGAMPGEHGILGFTVNVPGTDRVLNHIRWRDDPPQGQWQPLPTWFERLTWAGISTRAVLPEWFIGSGLTAAAYRGARFHPTRASDDYAQLVIDEVRGAPGLVYAYTSDLDTAAHLFGIGSSQWHEAGRSVDSLLTRLVEALPPDAALLVTADHGGLNVAADARVDLDTDPRLSAGIRVVAGEPRVRYLHTVPGATTDVLDTWRELLGTRADVRTRDDAIATGIFGSVAPEHRLRIGDVVVTCADDAAVLATAHEPPETARLIGFHGAATAAEMAIPLISF is encoded by the coding sequence ATGCCCGGTTCCATCTGCGACGTGTTGCCTGCGGCGGGCGCACTACTGGGGGTCCCGGGCACCGAAGACCGGCTCGGGCTGATCGACCGGGTCGGCCACGTCGACCGCGTGCTCGTCGTCCTGGTCGACGGGCTGGGCTGGCACTTGCTGCCCGAGTTGGCCGCTGATGGTGCACTGCTGGCCGCCTCGTTGGCCGGTGATGCCGGCCGGGTCAGCCAACTCAGCTGTACGTTTCCGTCCACGACACCGACAAGCCTGGTCTCCCTGGGTACCGGAGCGATGCCCGGTGAGCACGGCATCCTCGGCTTTACCGTCAACGTCCCCGGAACCGATCGGGTGCTCAACCACATCCGCTGGCGCGATGATCCACCACAGGGCCAATGGCAGCCCCTCCCAACCTGGTTCGAACGATTGACGTGGGCGGGCATCAGTACACGCGCGGTGCTGCCGGAGTGGTTCATCGGCAGCGGCTTGACCGCAGCGGCGTACCGCGGCGCGCGGTTTCACCCGACCCGCGCAAGCGACGACTACGCTCAGCTGGTCATCGATGAGGTGCGTGGCGCGCCGGGACTCGTTTACGCCTACACCTCCGACCTGGACACCGCGGCGCACCTGTTCGGCATCGGTTCATCCCAGTGGCATGAGGCGGGGCGCAGCGTGGATTCCTTGCTCACCCGGCTGGTCGAGGCATTGCCGCCGGATGCGGCGCTACTGGTGACCGCAGACCACGGTGGCCTCAATGTCGCGGCCGATGCTCGCGTCGATCTCGACACAGACCCACGGCTTTCGGCCGGGATCCGGGTGGTCGCCGGTGAACCGCGGGTGCGCTACCTGCACACCGTGCCCGGGGCGACAACCGACGTCTTGGATACCTGGCGGGAGCTGCTGGGAACCCGAGCCGATGTCCGCACCCGCGACGATGCAATTGCCACAGGGATTTTCGGTTCGGTAGCACCAGAGCACCGGCTCCGAATCGGCGATGTCGTCGTGACTTGTGCCGACGACGCGGCAGTGCTGGCAACGGCTCACGAGCCGCCGGAAACGGCCCGACTCATCGGCTTTCACGGCGCCGCCACCGCGGCCGAAATGGCCATACCGCTCATCTCCTTCTGA
- a CDS encoding PE family protein, with translation MSFVIAVPDFIGSAATDLTGIGSTLSAANAAAAIPTTEILAAAEDEISTAIAALFSGHAQAYQAASAQAAAFGSRFVQALTSGAGAYSSAEAASAASIADPLLAAINAPALALTGRPLIGNGANGTPGTGADGAAGGWLLGNGGAGGSGAAGSGQNGGAGGAAGLFGSGGAGGTGGSSSTGNGGTGGAGGAGGLLLGNAGTGGAGGYSNFLTASGGVGGTGGTGGLFGAGGLGGAGGASGMDTGGDGGAGGAGGLLAGLFGSGGGNGGNGGFGSVNGGAGGDGGDGGALAGPGGSGGSGAFGGTLGGDGGAGGAAGLLFGPGGSGGAGGATFSGTGGVGGAGGHAGLFGDGGAGAVGGFSSVDGGAGGAGGDAGWFGNGGIGGAGGAGYFSSGGVGGGGGTGGVLFGNGGAGGNGGTASTGGAGGAGGAGVLIGNGGNAGIGGAGVTVGGTGVGGTSGLLLGLDGFNAPASASPIHALQQQALTAINGPIQTLTGRPLIGNGTPAAAGSGADGAAGGWLLGDGGAGGSAPLFTAQDGGAGGAAGLWGTGGTGGAGGTSTGGLGGAGGEGGAGGFLAGTGGAGGAGGFSPATGTGAGGVGGAGGAGGLFGGGGGGGVGGGSLAGPGGGGGAGGAGGLLSGLVGAGGGAGGHGGPGDTDGGDGGAGGNGGLLGGAGGAGGTGGYSDDAPSSNGGAGGNAGLLFGNGGHGGSGGASRGFAGTGGAGGNAGLLFGSGGFGGFGGFGSGGGSGGNGGNAGLFGSGGDGGAGGFGVFIDGGSGGSGGSGGPLLGTGGSGGAGGECDLGGFGDGGDGGDGGGAMLIGNGGNGGNGAAGATAGTDGKGGAGGTGGTLLGEDGLNGLT, from the coding sequence ATGTCGTTCGTAATTGCGGTACCCGATTTTATTGGCTCGGCAGCAACAGACTTGACTGGCATCGGCTCGACACTGAGCGCCGCCAATGCCGCTGCGGCCATCCCTACAACCGAGATCCTCGCCGCCGCCGAAGACGAGATATCAACCGCAATTGCGGCGCTGTTTTCCGGCCACGCCCAGGCCTATCAAGCGGCCAGTGCCCAAGCGGCGGCGTTTGGGAGCCGGTTTGTGCAGGCCCTGACCTCCGGGGCCGGCGCCTATTCCAGCGCCGAGGCCGCCAGCGCGGCGTCAATCGCCGACCCCCTCCTGGCCGCAATCAACGCCCCCGCTTTGGCCTTGACCGGACGCCCACTGATCGGCAACGGCGCCAACGGGACCCCGGGCACCGGTGCCGATGGGGCGGCCGGCGGCTGGCTGCTCGGCAATGGCGGCGCCGGCGGCTCTGGCGCGGCGGGATCCGGGCAGAACGGCGGGGCCGGCGGCGCGGCCGGACTGTTCGGGTCCGGGGGTGCCGGCGGTACCGGCGGCAGCTCATCGACCGGCAACGGCGGCACCGGCGGAGCCGGCGGGGCCGGGGGCTTGTTGTTAGGCAATGCCGGGACCGGCGGGGCCGGCGGGTACAGCAATTTCTTAACCGCATCGGGCGGTGTCGGTGGCACCGGCGGCACCGGCGGGTTGTTTGGCGCCGGCGGGCTCGGCGGGGCCGGCGGCGCCTCAGGGATGGATACCGGTGGGGATGGTGGAGCCGGTGGAGCCGGTGGGCTGCTTGCGGGGCTATTCGGCTCCGGCGGCGGCAACGGCGGTAACGGCGGATTCGGCTCGGTCAATGGCGGAGCGGGCGGGGACGGCGGGGACGGCGGGGCGCTGGCCGGCCCGGGCGGAAGCGGCGGGTCGGGCGCATTCGGCGGCACCCTTGGCGGGGACGGCGGGGCCGGCGGCGCGGCCGGCTTGTTGTTCGGGCCGGGCGGGTCCGGCGGTGCCGGCGGAGCCACCTTTAGCGGCACCGGGGGGGTTGGTGGCGCCGGCGGTCATGCGGGGTTGTTCGGTGATGGCGGGGCCGGTGCAGTCGGCGGCTTCAGCTCCGTGGACGGCGGGGCCGGCGGCGCCGGCGGCGACGCCGGCTGGTTTGGCAACGGCGGAATCGGCGGCGCCGGCGGGGCGGGCTATTTCAGCTCCGGGGGTGTCGGCGGCGGCGGCGGTACCGGTGGGGTGCTGTTCGGCAACGGAGGCGCCGGTGGCAACGGCGGCACCGCTTCCACCGGTGGCGCCGGCGGGGCCGGCGGGGCCGGCGTACTGATCGGCAACGGCGGCAACGCCGGTATCGGCGGCGCTGGTGTGACCGTCGGCGGCACCGGCGTGGGCGGGACCAGCGGGCTGCTCTTGGGTCTGGACGGCTTCAACGCGCCGGCCAGCGCTTCGCCGATACACGCCCTGCAGCAACAGGCGCTGACCGCGATCAACGGGCCGATCCAGACACTGACCGGACGGCCGCTAATCGGCAACGGTACCCCCGCTGCGGCGGGTAGCGGTGCCGATGGAGCCGCCGGCGGCTGGCTGCTCGGCGACGGCGGCGCCGGCGGATCCGCTCCACTGTTCACGGCCCAAGACGGAGGTGCGGGCGGAGCCGCCGGGCTGTGGGGCACCGGCGGCACCGGCGGTGCCGGTGGCACCTCGACGGGAGGCCTGGGCGGCGCCGGCGGTGAGGGCGGGGCCGGCGGATTTCTGGCGGGTACTGGCGGGGCTGGTGGTGCCGGCGGGTTCTCACCAGCGACCGGTACCGGAGCCGGAGGGGTAGGCGGGGCAGGTGGAGCCGGGGGCCTGTTTGGCGGGGGCGGAGGCGGCGGGGTAGGCGGGGGCAGCCTCGCCGGGCCCGGTGGGGGCGGCGGGGCCGGCGGCGCGGGCGGGCTGCTCAGCGGCCTGGTCGGCGCCGGAGGCGGCGCCGGAGGTCACGGCGGGCCCGGGGATACCGACGGCGGCGACGGTGGCGCTGGAGGCAATGGCGGGTTGCTCGGCGGCGCCGGCGGCGCTGGCGGCACCGGCGGCTACAGCGACGATGCTCCCTCGAGCAACGGTGGAGCCGGCGGCAACGCCGGACTGCTGTTCGGCAACGGCGGGCACGGCGGCTCCGGCGGAGCCTCCCGCGGCTTTGCTGGTACCGGCGGCGCCGGCGGCAACGCCGGGTTGCTGTTCGGCAGCGGCGGATTCGGCGGGTTCGGCGGGTTCGGATCCGGGGGCGGGTCCGGAGGCAACGGCGGCAACGCAGGTCTATTCGGCAGTGGTGGTGACGGCGGGGCCGGTGGATTCGGAGTGTTCATCGATGGCGGCTCCGGCGGGTCCGGCGGTAGCGGCGGACCGCTCTTGGGCACCGGAGGCTCCGGCGGCGCCGGCGGAGAGTGCGACTTGGGCGGATTCGGGGACGGCGGGGACGGCGGGGACGGCGGCGGTGCGATGCTGATCGGCAACGGCGGCAACGGCGGCAACGGCGCTGCCGGTGCAACTGCGGGCACCGACGGCAAGGGCGGAGCCGGCGGTACCGGCGGCACCCTGCTAGGCGAAGACGGGCTCAACGGGTTGACCTGA
- a CDS encoding PE family protein, translating into MSFVITLPELIDSAATDLANIGTALNTATAAASASTTGILAPAGDEVSAAVAALFSQHAHAYQAASAQAATFQQRFVQALTAGASAYAGAESASAASIADPLLAAINEPALALTGRPLIGNGANGAPGTGVDGAPGGWLLGNGGAGGSGAAGMPGGNGGAAGLFGSGGAGGAGGGSTVDGRGGAGGDGGAGGWLAGNAGAGGAGGTATGIGGGYGGAGGAGGPGGLLGAGGIGGTGGSSEFDDGGVGGHGGAGGLLAGMVGAGGGAGGTGGGAGMFGDGGSGGTGGDGGLLAGPGGAGGDGGASLGRSGGSGGAGGNAGLLFGDGGGGGTGGSTTFGSSGAGGNGGAGGNGGLWGTGGIGGNGGYGTTGGGDGGNGGNAAVVGNGGIGGAGGYGENVLGGAGGTGGRAGQLIGNGGAGGAGGGAGVSGGTGGNGGAGVLFGNGGNAGVGGASTTNGGTGVGGTGGLLIGLDGFNAAASTSPLHNLQQQVLTAINAPTQALTGRPLIGNGTPGAAGTGAIGTPGGWLLGDGGAGGSGAPGVGHNGGAGGSAGLWGAGGTGGAGGSSFTSTTNGGAGGSGGAGGWLSGTGGAGGSGGPNMAGGGGNGGAGGGGGAGGLLGAGGVGGTGGASVLNGDGGSGGAGGSGGLLGGLFGAGGGNGGTGGGATAISGLGGAGGDGGLLGGPGGSGGAGGFSHGGFAGGGGTGGNAGLLFGSGGGGGDGGFAPVGVGGVGGAGGNGGDAGLLFSAGGAGGFGGFGSGTGGAGGTGGSARLVGFGGAGGGGGLGGVGDAGAGGAGGVGGGLLGNGGAGGEGGEGDGAGGVGGNAAFIGTGGNGGNGGTPTGSGGHGGSGGLLGQDGLNGLP; encoded by the coding sequence ATGTCCTTCGTGATCACGCTGCCGGAGTTGATCGATTCGGCAGCAACGGATTTAGCCAACATCGGCACAGCTCTGAACACGGCCACCGCCGCTGCGTCGGCTTCGACAACGGGGATTCTGGCCCCGGCCGGGGACGAAGTATCCGCGGCGGTTGCGGCCCTGTTTTCCCAACACGCCCATGCATATCAAGCGGCCAGCGCGCAGGCGGCCACATTTCAGCAACGCTTTGTGCAAGCCTTGACCGCGGGCGCGAGCGCCTATGCCGGCGCCGAGTCCGCAAGTGCAGCATCGATCGCCGACCCGCTGCTGGCCGCCATAAACGAACCCGCGTTGGCGTTGACCGGGCGCCCGCTGATCGGCAACGGCGCCAACGGGGCCCCGGGGACCGGAGTTGACGGGGCGCCGGGCGGGTGGCTGCTCGGCAATGGTGGGGCCGGTGGGTCGGGCGCGGCGGGGATGCCCGGCGGGAACGGCGGAGCGGCTGGACTGTTCGGTTCCGGAGGGGCCGGGGGTGCCGGCGGCGGCTCGACGGTCGATGGTCGCGGCGGGGCGGGCGGCGACGGCGGGGCAGGCGGCTGGCTGGCGGGCAACGCAGGGGCCGGTGGAGCCGGCGGCACCGCGACCGGCATCGGCGGGGGGTACGGCGGAGCCGGAGGAGCCGGCGGACCCGGTGGGCTGTTGGGCGCCGGCGGGATTGGCGGGACCGGCGGAAGCTCGGAGTTCGATGACGGTGGTGTCGGCGGTCACGGCGGCGCGGGCGGACTGCTGGCCGGGATGGTCGGTGCCGGCGGTGGTGCGGGCGGTACCGGCGGTGGGGCTGGCATGTTCGGCGACGGCGGGTCCGGCGGAACCGGCGGCGACGGCGGCCTGCTCGCCGGCCCGGGCGGTGCCGGCGGCGACGGTGGAGCCAGCCTCGGGCGCAGTGGCGGTAGCGGAGGGGCAGGCGGCAACGCGGGACTGCTGTTCGGCGATGGCGGCGGCGGCGGGACCGGCGGATCCACCACCTTCGGCTCCTCCGGCGCCGGCGGCAACGGCGGGGCCGGCGGCAACGGCGGGCTGTGGGGCACCGGTGGGATCGGCGGGAACGGCGGGTACGGCACGACAGGTGGTGGCGACGGCGGCAACGGCGGCAATGCCGCCGTGGTCGGCAACGGCGGGATAGGCGGAGCCGGCGGCTACGGCGAAAACGTCCTTGGCGGCGCCGGCGGGACCGGCGGGAGAGCCGGCCAGCTGATTGGCAATGGTGGCGCTGGCGGTGCCGGCGGCGGTGCTGGAGTCAGCGGCGGGACCGGCGGAAACGGCGGCGCCGGTGTGCTGTTCGGCAACGGCGGAAACGCCGGGGTCGGCGGTGCCAGCACCACCAACGGCGGTACCGGCGTCGGCGGCACCGGCGGGCTACTCATAGGGCTGGACGGATTCAACGCGGCGGCAAGCACCTCGCCCCTACACAACCTGCAACAGCAGGTCCTCACCGCCATCAACGCGCCCACCCAGGCACTGACCGGGCGCCCGCTGATCGGCAATGGCACCCCCGGCGCTGCTGGCACCGGGGCGATCGGCACGCCTGGCGGGTGGCTACTCGGTGACGGCGGAGCCGGCGGGTCCGGAGCACCAGGCGTCGGCCACAACGGCGGGGCCGGAGGTTCGGCCGGGCTATGGGGCGCCGGCGGAACCGGCGGGGCCGGAGGCAGCTCGTTCACATCGACTACCAACGGCGGCGCCGGCGGATCCGGCGGGGCCGGCGGCTGGCTGTCGGGCACCGGCGGGGCCGGCGGATCCGGCGGACCCAACATGGCCGGTGGCGGCGGTAACGGTGGGGCCGGGGGCGGCGGCGGGGCAGGCGGACTGCTGGGCGCCGGCGGTGTCGGTGGCACCGGCGGGGCGAGCGTGCTCAATGGCGATGGCGGCTCGGGTGGAGCCGGCGGCTCCGGCGGGCTACTCGGCGGGCTATTCGGGGCCGGCGGCGGCAATGGCGGGACCGGTGGCGGCGCCACCGCCATTTCAGGTCTTGGCGGGGCCGGCGGCGATGGCGGATTGCTCGGTGGCCCGGGCGGCAGCGGCGGAGCCGGCGGCTTCAGCCACGGGGGTTTCGCCGGTGGCGGCGGAACCGGCGGCAACGCCGGGCTGCTGTTCGGCAGCGGGGGCGGCGGTGGGGACGGCGGATTCGCACCCGTTGGTGTCGGCGGCGTAGGCGGGGCCGGCGGCAACGGCGGTGACGCCGGACTGCTGTTCTCGGCGGGCGGGGCCGGGGGCTTCGGCGGGTTCGGCAGCGGGACCGGAGGGGCCGGCGGCACGGGCGGAAGCGCGAGACTGGTTGGCTTTGGCGGGGCCGGTGGCGGCGGCGGACTCGGCGGAGTCGGCGACGCGGGTGCCGGAGGGGCCGGCGGCGTCGGCGGAGGGCTGCTCGGCAACGGCGGAGCCGGCGGCGAGGGCGGGGAAGGCGACGGCGCCGGCGGGGTCGGCGGCAACGCGGCGTTCATCGGGACCGGCGGCAACGGCGGCAACGGCGGAACACCCACCGGCAGCGGAGGCCACGGCGGCTCCGGCGGGCTACTGGGTCAAGACGGGCTCAACGGGTTGCCCTAG
- a CDS encoding DUF6390 family protein, translating to MSVPDPPDIRGPEMFARYAYAPNALGYCGPPLGATLRDGSVADVRAAARKFSGAWPYLRVLSRLTGIADPLDYRLVEAYWLGGGVGTDVEPGRFFDELLAIIGPQAGRYWSHLTPELAHEAAGNHCFHVFGVYPWTRFLGRGLDEHPLSVLDSCRITWATVVSRTGDAVEVSRQSLIWDGEALALAAPSSQLLDVWADGYSAVPDVSVGEEVAVHWGRLCGRLPPEQVVALAESTHRQLRVTNQRLARV from the coding sequence GTGTCAGTCCCTGATCCGCCCGACATCCGGGGGCCCGAGATGTTCGCCCGCTACGCCTATGCGCCCAACGCCTTGGGCTATTGCGGTCCCCCGCTGGGCGCCACGCTGCGGGACGGATCGGTTGCCGATGTGCGCGCCGCGGCCAGGAAATTCTCGGGTGCGTGGCCGTACCTGCGGGTGCTCTCGCGGCTGACCGGCATCGCCGATCCGTTGGACTATCGACTCGTCGAGGCATACTGGCTCGGTGGCGGCGTCGGCACCGACGTGGAGCCTGGCCGGTTCTTCGACGAGCTGCTGGCCATCATCGGCCCGCAGGCGGGCCGTTATTGGTCGCATCTGACGCCGGAACTGGCGCACGAGGCGGCCGGAAATCACTGCTTCCACGTCTTCGGTGTCTATCCGTGGACCCGCTTTCTGGGCCGAGGCCTCGACGAGCATCCGCTGAGCGTGCTCGATAGTTGCCGAATCACTTGGGCAACAGTCGTCTCCCGCACCGGTGACGCCGTTGAGGTTTCGCGTCAAAGCCTCATCTGGGATGGCGAGGCGCTGGCTTTGGCCGCGCCCTCATCGCAGCTACTGGATGTTTGGGCCGACGGATACAGCGCGGTACCCGATGTGTCGGTCGGCGAAGAAGTCGCCGTGCACTGGGGCCGGCTCTGCGGCCGGCTACCGCCAGAACAGGTGGTGGCGCTCGCCGAGAGCACCCACCGCCAGCTACGAGTGACAAACCAGCGGCTAGCTCGGGTGTAG